Proteins encoded in a region of the Sphingopyxis sp. OAS728 genome:
- the lpdA gene encoding dihydrolipoyl dehydrogenase: MADTNYDLIVLGSGPGGYVAAIRAAQLGLKTAIVERENLGGICLNWGCIPTKALLRSAEIYHYMQHAGDYGLIAQQISADIDAVVKRSRGVAKQLSQGVAFLMKKHKITVHMGEGKLTAPGKMEVKGEKGTEALTAKNIIVATGARARDLPFAPADGKRIWTYRHALVPPEMPKKLLVIGSGAIGIEFASFYSDMGVDVTVVEMLDRLVPVEDADVSAFLEKALKKQGMTIFTGAGVEELKATATGVTAKIKTKDGKTESAEFSHAIVAIGIVPNTENIGLEALGVKTTKGHIDTDAMCRTNVSGIWAIGDVTAPPWLAHKAMHESVISVEAIAGNHPHAMDPRNIPGCTYCRPQIASVGLTEAKAKELGYEVKAGTFPFIGNGKAIALGEAEGFTKTVFDAKTGELLGAHMIGAEVTELIQGYTIGKTAELVEDDFIGTVFPHPTLSETMHEGVLAAFGRPLHI, encoded by the coding sequence ATGGCTGACACCAATTACGACCTCATCGTCCTCGGCTCGGGCCCCGGCGGCTATGTCGCGGCGATCCGCGCGGCGCAGCTTGGCCTCAAGACCGCGATCGTCGAGCGCGAGAATCTCGGCGGCATCTGCCTCAACTGGGGCTGCATTCCGACGAAGGCGCTGCTGCGCTCGGCCGAAATCTATCATTATATGCAGCACGCGGGCGATTACGGCCTGATCGCGCAGCAGATCAGCGCCGACATCGACGCGGTGGTGAAGCGCAGCCGCGGTGTCGCGAAGCAGCTCAGCCAGGGCGTCGCCTTCCTGATGAAGAAGCACAAGATCACCGTCCATATGGGCGAGGGCAAGCTGACCGCCCCGGGCAAGATGGAGGTCAAAGGCGAAAAGGGGACCGAAGCCCTGACCGCCAAGAACATCATCGTCGCGACCGGCGCCCGCGCGCGTGATCTGCCCTTCGCGCCCGCCGACGGCAAGCGCATCTGGACCTATCGCCACGCGCTTGTCCCGCCCGAAATGCCGAAGAAGCTTCTCGTCATCGGATCGGGCGCGATCGGGATCGAGTTCGCAAGCTTCTACAGCGACATGGGAGTCGACGTGACCGTGGTCGAAATGCTCGACCGCCTCGTGCCGGTCGAGGATGCCGATGTGTCGGCCTTCCTCGAAAAGGCGCTCAAGAAGCAGGGTATGACGATCTTCACCGGCGCCGGCGTCGAGGAATTGAAGGCGACCGCGACGGGCGTTACCGCGAAGATCAAGACCAAGGACGGCAAGACCGAAAGCGCCGAATTCAGCCATGCGATCGTCGCGATCGGCATCGTCCCGAACACCGAGAATATCGGGCTCGAAGCCTTGGGCGTGAAGACGACCAAGGGTCATATCGACACCGATGCAATGTGCCGCACCAACGTCTCCGGCATCTGGGCGATCGGCGACGTCACCGCGCCGCCGTGGCTCGCGCACAAGGCAATGCACGAATCGGTGATTTCGGTCGAAGCGATTGCGGGCAATCACCCGCACGCGATGGACCCGCGCAACATTCCGGGCTGCACCTATTGCCGCCCGCAGATCGCCAGCGTCGGCCTGACCGAAGCGAAGGCGAAGGAACTCGGCTACGAGGTCAAGGCCGGCACCTTCCCCTTCATCGGCAACGGCAAGGCGATCGCGCTCGGCGAGGCCGAGGGTTTCACCAAGACCGTGTTCGACGCCAAGACGGGTGAACTGCTCGGCGCGCATATGATCGGCGCCGAAGTCACCGAGCTGATCCAGGGCTATACGATCGGCAAGACCGCCGAGCTGGTCGAGGATGATTTCATCGGCACGGTCTTCCCGCATCCGACGCTTAGCGAAACGATGCACGAAGGCGTACTCGCAGCATTCGGACGGCCGCTGCATATTTGA
- a CDS encoding phosphatase PAP2 family protein → MTQRLLVAAAALILAVILLGFAVGAGWTQAFDLRISNGLVLHVGETSPAFIAFMQGASWIGGGTPRWIIVILLCGLVWHWCGPRCAIALGGASLLSNLASSLLKLGFGRARPDLIEHLDHQTSFSYPSGHATSAAVVYLLLAWLAPPRWRRAAWSLAGAMIVLNGFSRIMLGVHWASDILGGTMLGAAFALLGAWWVSLRPRQESTSG, encoded by the coding sequence ATGACGCAGCGCCTGCTCGTCGCCGCGGCGGCGCTGATCCTCGCGGTCATCCTGCTCGGCTTTGCGGTCGGCGCAGGATGGACGCAGGCGTTCGATCTGCGCATCTCCAACGGGCTGGTGCTCCACGTCGGCGAAACCAGCCCGGCCTTCATCGCCTTCATGCAGGGCGCAAGCTGGATCGGCGGCGGCACACCGCGCTGGATCATCGTGATCCTGCTCTGCGGGCTCGTCTGGCACTGGTGCGGCCCACGCTGCGCCATCGCGCTCGGCGGTGCGTCGCTGCTGTCGAACCTCGCCTCCAGCCTGCTCAAACTCGGCTTCGGCCGGGCGCGTCCCGACCTGATCGAACATCTCGACCATCAGACGAGCTTTTCCTATCCCAGCGGTCACGCGACGAGCGCAGCGGTCGTCTATCTCCTGCTCGCATGGCTTGCGCCGCCGCGCTGGCGCCGCGCGGCGTGGAGCCTCGCCGGCGCGATGATCGTCCTCAACGGCTTTTCGCGCATCATGCTCGGCGTCCATTGGGCGAGCGATATTTTGGGTGGCACGATGCTCGGCGCGGCTTTCGCGCTGCTCGGGGCCTGGTGGGTAAGCCTTCGCCCTCGACAGGAAAGCACAAGCGGCTAA
- a CDS encoding aminotransferase class IV, with translation MAQGTHDFVPDPRNDAILINVNGDLVPRAQASVSVFDSGFMLGDGVWEGIRVHKGRMAFLDQHLDRLWEGAKAIAMDIGISRTELEQRLYATIDANDMDACHIRLMVTRGIRSTPYQDPRVVISPATIVIIAEHKDPLPATVEKGLSLFTVHVRRGDPAVQDPKLNSHSKLNCITACIQAAQAGADEALMLDPHGFVATCNSTHFFIVRKGEVWTSSGDYCLGGITRANVISLCRENGIPVFEKNFSLTDVYGADEAFVTGTFAGVVPAHTIDGRVLTEGRGPMVERLQTLYKALIERDIGGRSRP, from the coding sequence ATGGCTCAAGGCACCCACGACTTCGTCCCCGACCCGCGCAACGACGCGATCCTGATCAACGTCAACGGCGACCTCGTCCCGCGCGCGCAGGCGAGCGTGTCGGTGTTCGACAGCGGCTTCATGCTCGGCGACGGCGTGTGGGAAGGCATTCGCGTCCATAAGGGGCGCATGGCGTTTCTCGACCAGCATCTCGACCGGCTTTGGGAGGGGGCAAAGGCGATCGCGATGGACATCGGCATCTCGCGCACCGAACTCGAACAGCGGCTTTATGCGACGATCGACGCCAACGACATGGATGCGTGCCATATCCGGCTGATGGTCACGCGCGGCATCCGCTCGACCCCCTATCAGGACCCGCGCGTCGTCATCTCGCCCGCGACGATCGTCATCATCGCCGAACATAAGGACCCGCTGCCCGCGACGGTCGAGAAGGGTCTATCGCTCTTTACCGTCCACGTCCGCCGCGGCGACCCGGCGGTGCAGGACCCCAAGCTCAATTCGCATTCCAAGCTCAACTGCATCACCGCCTGTATCCAGGCCGCGCAGGCGGGCGCCGATGAGGCGTTGATGCTCGACCCGCACGGCTTCGTCGCGACGTGCAACTCGACGCATTTCTTCATCGTTCGCAAGGGTGAAGTATGGACGTCGAGCGGCGACTATTGCCTCGGCGGGATCACCCGCGCCAATGTCATCAGCCTGTGCCGTGAGAACGGCATCCCCGTGTTCGAAAAGAATTTCTCGCTCACCGACGTCTATGGCGCCGACGAGGCCTTCGTGACGGGGACCTTCGCGGGCGTCGTCCCGGCGCATACGATCGACGGGCGTGTGCTGACCGAAGGCAGGGGGCCGATGGTCGAGCGGTTGCAGACCCTCTACAAGGCGCTGATCGAGCGCGACATCGGCGGGCGCTCGCGTCCGTGA
- a CDS encoding HAD family hydrolase, whose translation MTDCIRIAMWSGPRNLSTAMMRSFGARADTHVSDEPFYGAYLKETGDPQPMMDAVMASMDCDWHGVARTMTGPCPTGAPIWYQKHMAHHMVGGIAHDDLPGLRHAFLIRDPARVVASYAAKRVSVRPDHLGTDKQVEFFDREADRLGHAPPVIDSADILRDPPAMLQKLCAALGIDWDPAMLRWKAGIHDTDGVWASHWYDAVASSTGFGAPDKPVPALTADEQAVAGACRPGYDYLAQHKIAT comes from the coding sequence GTGACCGATTGCATCCGCATTGCGATGTGGTCGGGGCCGCGCAACCTCTCGACCGCGATGATGCGCAGCTTCGGCGCCCGGGCCGACACCCATGTCAGCGATGAACCATTCTATGGCGCATATCTAAAAGAGACCGGCGACCCGCAGCCGATGATGGATGCGGTGATGGCGTCGATGGACTGCGACTGGCACGGCGTCGCGCGGACGATGACCGGCCCTTGCCCGACCGGTGCGCCGATCTGGTACCAGAAGCATATGGCGCACCATATGGTCGGCGGAATCGCGCACGACGACCTGCCGGGTCTACGCCACGCCTTCCTGATCCGCGACCCCGCCCGCGTCGTCGCCAGCTATGCCGCGAAACGCGTATCGGTGCGCCCCGACCATCTCGGTACCGACAAGCAGGTCGAATTTTTCGACCGCGAAGCCGACCGGCTCGGTCACGCGCCACCCGTGATCGACAGCGCCGATATCTTGCGCGACCCGCCCGCGATGCTGCAAAAATTGTGCGCCGCACTCGGCATCGATTGGGATCCGGCGATGCTGCGCTGGAAGGCCGGCATTCACGACACCGACGGCGTCTGGGCGTCGCATTGGTACGACGCGGTCGCATCGAGCACGGGCTTTGGCGCCCCGGACAAGCCGGTCCCAGCGCTGACTGCCGACGAGCAAGCGGTCGCGGGTGCCTGCCGCCCCGGTTACGACTATCTTGCGCAGCACAAGATCGCCACCTGA
- a CDS encoding integron produces MLSLLLIGATPASSPVIIGKAGPDLDACLSVGEVGGFKDPAKSFLSVRAAPDTKAREIDRLKGGHWVVMCDDAKDGTWTGIVYAPGDSREMDCGTGSPVESERPYDGPCKSGWVSSKYIKIIAG; encoded by the coding sequence TTGCTCTCGCTGCTGTTGATCGGCGCGACGCCTGCGTCGTCGCCGGTCATCATCGGCAAGGCCGGCCCCGATCTCGACGCCTGCCTGTCGGTGGGCGAAGTCGGAGGCTTCAAGGATCCCGCGAAAAGCTTCCTCTCGGTCCGCGCCGCGCCCGATACGAAGGCGCGCGAGATCGATCGGCTGAAGGGCGGGCATTGGGTCGTCATGTGCGATGATGCGAAGGACGGGACATGGACTGGCATCGTTTACGCGCCGGGCGACAGTCGCGAGATGGATTGCGGAACCGGTAGCCCCGTCGAGTCCGAACGGCCCTATGACGGCCCGTGCAAATCGGGCTGGGTCTCATCGAAATATATCAAAATAATAGCAGGTTAA